TTACCCGACCCGGCCCACACCTTGCCGAGCTGCTTCACGAACACGGCGGTGCCAGCATCACGGGCCTTGCCGATCAACTCCTCAACCCAGCCGATCTGCATCGGGCGGGAACCCGGACCCGACTCACCACCGATAATCAACCAGTCGATGCCGGCCAGGTCCAGGCTCGGCAGCGGGCCAAGCAGCGGCTCGGCGGAGATGAACCGGACGGCGGCGGGGGTGTCCCGCAGGGCGTCGGCGCGACCGGCGTGCTTGTCGGACTCGACAGACGTTCCCAGCCACACATTCCGCAGCGGTAGCGCCCGGCCGAGACGGTGCGACATCAGCGAGTGGTGAACACCGCAGGTACACGGGTCGTTGAGGATCTGGGGCATCCGCTCCGGCCGCTTGGTGAGGATCTGGTAAACGTGCTGCGGCGTTTCAGCCATGACCGCGAACACCTGCGCCAGGAACTCACGCGGCACGCGGGCGTGGAACAGATCGGACATGCTGTTGACGAACACGGTGCGCGGCTTGCGCCACGTCAGCGGCGTGCCCAGCTCGTCCGGGTGAACGGTGAGGGCGAAACCGGGGCCGGAGGTGACCGGGTGGCCGTCGTTCTGGTACTTGGCCTGCCCCATGGCCTTGAGCCGTCTGGCCATGCCGAGGGCATAGCAGTTGTCGCAACCGTCGCTGATCTTGTCGCAGCCGGTGGTG
This DNA window, taken from Micromonospora sp. FIMYZ51, encodes the following:
- a CDS encoding phage Gp37/Gp68 family protein → MADTSIEWTQRPGTIGAVWNPTTGCDKISDGCDNCYALGMARRLKAMGQAKYQNDGHPVTSGPGFALTVHPDELGTPLTWRKPRTVFVNSMSDLFHARVPREFLAQVFAVMAETPQHVYQILTKRPERMPQILNDPCTCGVHHSLMSHRLGRALPLRNVWLGTSVESDKHAGRADALRDTPAAVRFISAEPLLGPLPSLDLAGIDWLIIGGESGPGSRPMQIGWVEELIGKARDAGTAVFVKQLGKVWAGSGKGGDWSVWPEHLRIREYPAERVAVAA